A DNA window from Capnocytophaga sp. ARDL2 contains the following coding sequences:
- a CDS encoding sigma-54 interaction domain-containing protein, with translation MENIQTIKQRFEIIGNDPKLNRALEKAIQVAPTDISVLVTGESGVGKESIPRIIHNLSHRKHGKYIAVNCGAIPEGTIDSELFGHEKGAFTGAVNTREGYFEVADGGTIFLDEVGELPLTTQVRLLRVLENGEFIKVGSSKVQKTDVRIVAATNVKMFEAIEKGKFREDLYYRLSTVEINLPPLRERGKDIHLLFRKFSSDFATKYKMPPIKLDENAVNYIKNYRWDGNIRQLRNIAEQISVIETKREIDLLTIQQYLPIRERNLPSLAEKKSDSDFSNERELLYKILFDMKADLNDLKKLTLELMKNGNSAQVQENNKNLIQKIYGNKEEQDFIENSQLTLPQSATNPQLISPSMAQPIEDENNDYYIEAVETEEDEVLNLEDKEIQMIKKALNKYNGRRKNAAEELGISERTLYRKIKQYNLE, from the coding sequence ATGGAAAACATTCAAACTATAAAACAACGATTTGAAATCATAGGAAACGATCCTAAACTCAACAGAGCTCTTGAAAAAGCCATTCAAGTAGCTCCGACCGATATTTCTGTGTTGGTAACAGGAGAAAGCGGTGTGGGTAAGGAAAGTATTCCTCGTATTATTCACAATCTTTCGCATAGAAAACACGGAAAGTACATAGCCGTAAACTGTGGTGCAATCCCAGAAGGCACCATTGATTCCGAATTGTTTGGTCATGAAAAAGGTGCGTTTACTGGTGCGGTAAATACCCGTGAAGGTTATTTTGAAGTGGCAGACGGCGGTACCATTTTCCTCGATGAAGTGGGAGAATTGCCACTTACCACTCAAGTTCGTTTGTTACGTGTGTTGGAAAACGGCGAATTTATCAAAGTGGGTTCGTCAAAAGTACAGAAAACCGATGTGCGTATTGTGGCAGCAACCAATGTAAAAATGTTTGAAGCCATCGAAAAAGGTAAATTTCGTGAAGATTTATACTATCGTTTGAGTACGGTGGAAATCAACCTACCTCCGCTGAGAGAACGAGGGAAAGATATACATTTGTTGTTTAGAAAATTTTCGTCAGATTTTGCTACGAAATACAAAATGCCTCCGATAAAATTAGACGAAAACGCTGTCAATTACATCAAAAATTATCGTTGGGATGGAAATATTCGTCAGTTGCGAAACATAGCCGAGCAAATATCAGTCATCGAAACCAAACGAGAAATTGATTTATTGACTATCCAACAGTATTTGCCTATTCGTGAGCGAAATTTACCCTCATTGGCAGAAAAAAAATCCGATAGTGATTTTAGTAATGAACGAGAATTGTTGTACAAAATCCTATTTGATATGAAAGCCGACCTCAACGACTTGAAAAAATTGACCTTGGAGTTGATGAAAAACGGCAACAGTGCACAAGTACAGGAAAATAATAAAAATCTGATTCAGAAGATTTATGGCAACAAAGAGGAGCAAGATTTTATTGAAAATTCACAATTGACCTTGCCTCAAAGTGCAACAAATCCGCAATTGATTTCTCCCTCAATGGCTCAACCTATCGAAGACGAAAACAACGATTATTACATAGAAGCCGTTGAGACAGAAGAAGATGAAGTGTTGAATTTGGAGGATAAAGAAATTCAAATGATAAAAAAAGCATTGAATAAATACAATGGTAGAAGAAAAAATGCCGCTGAAGAATTGGGAATTTCCGAACGAACACTTTACAGAAAAATAAAACAATACAATTTGGAATAA
- the secG gene encoding preprotein translocase subunit SecG: MSTFSIFLILITIVALLLIVVIMIQNPKGGGLDSSLGGSSNVGGVQNTNKFLDNSTWTLAILLLGLILLSGISFSGGNNGASKLLDENAVAPAVEQPTTPAPAVETPVTPETTQSTEEPVQLPVN, translated from the coding sequence ATGAGTACATTTAGCATTTTTTTAATTCTTATTACAATAGTAGCTTTACTATTAATCGTAGTAATTATGATTCAAAATCCTAAAGGAGGAGGTTTAGATTCTTCATTAGGTGGATCGTCAAATGTAGGTGGGGTACAAAATACCAACAAATTTTTGGACAACAGTACATGGACATTAGCCATTTTATTATTGGGATTGATTTTGTTGTCTGGAATCAGTTTTTCAGGTGGAAATAATGGTGCGTCAAAATTATTAGACGAAAATGCTGTAGCTCCAGCTGTAGAACAACCAACTACACCAGCTCCAGCAGTAGAAACTCCAGTAACTCCTGAGACTACACAATCTACTGAAGAGCCGGTACAGTTGCCAGTAAACTAA
- a CDS encoding M1 family aminopeptidase: protein MFTTVLICLALLLYKRGILTTKERISQMKTKAKKPVVITMIVSAIAFVSLGYTMYREMAIKEPYYTENEYEKMRVDYEKKYKKYQDYAQPRIVAANVHLDLFPESRDYKAVGYFTMVNKSQQVIDSLFLPYGDNLKEVIIDKGYQTVYNDSVMDFKILKLNQSLQPGDSLQVQFTTQNEPNTWFKNNSFVLSNGTFVNNRQLFPSFGYTESMEIRDNDIRKKYNLPPRERMPVPNDEKARQNTYIAHDADWIDFETTVSTSENQIAIAPGYLQNEWQKDARRYFHYKMDSKILNFYAYNSGTYEVLREKKNGINYEVYYLKGHEYNIDRMMESMQNSIEYYSANFSPYTHKQARIIEFPSVMGTFAQAFANTMPYSEGIGFLAKIDTDNPDNVDYPYSVVSHEMAHQWWAHQVIGAEVQGATMLSESLSEYSSLKVLEQKYGRSQMHKFLKDALDSYLRGRTYEWKEENPLMYNENQQYIHYNKGALVFYALGEYIGTENLHKILRSFVAEKAFQEAPYTNSLEFVVHLKKHIPANYQYLIEDMIETITLYNNKVLDTKVTPLKNGEYQVDISFQVAKYRTKSKGEEIYKDKDGNTLEATIGKDLVKSLPLNDVVVIGIFGEKTKKGKYEYENPLYYSKVRVNKIKNKVSFIVKEKPVQVGVDPYNILIDRDSNDNRKKV, encoded by the coding sequence TTGTTTACCACAGTTTTGATTTGCTTGGCATTGTTGCTTTACAAAAGAGGAATTTTAACAACAAAAGAGCGAATTTCTCAAATGAAAACCAAAGCTAAAAAACCAGTAGTAATTACGATGATTGTTTCGGCAATTGCTTTTGTATCGTTGGGATATACAATGTATAGAGAAATGGCAATCAAAGAACCGTATTATACAGAAAATGAATACGAAAAAATGCGTGTGGACTATGAGAAAAAATACAAAAAATACCAAGATTACGCACAACCTCGTATCGTAGCAGCCAATGTACATTTGGATCTGTTTCCAGAAAGTAGAGACTACAAAGCGGTGGGATATTTTACTATGGTAAACAAATCTCAGCAAGTAATCGACTCGCTGTTTTTGCCTTATGGCGACAATCTGAAAGAGGTAATCATAGATAAAGGCTATCAAACGGTTTACAACGATTCGGTGATGGATTTCAAAATTTTGAAATTGAATCAGTCGTTGCAACCTGGAGATTCGCTACAAGTGCAATTTACTACGCAAAATGAGCCAAATACTTGGTTTAAAAACAATTCGTTTGTGTTGAGCAATGGTACATTTGTAAACAATCGTCAGTTGTTCCCATCGTTTGGATATACCGAATCTATGGAAATTCGCGACAACGACATTCGTAAAAAATACAATTTACCACCACGCGAACGCATGCCAGTACCAAACGACGAAAAGGCAAGACAAAATACCTATATTGCACACGATGCCGATTGGATAGATTTTGAAACTACGGTGAGTACTTCGGAAAATCAGATTGCAATAGCACCAGGATATTTGCAAAATGAATGGCAAAAAGACGCAAGACGCTATTTCCATTACAAAATGGATAGCAAAATTCTGAATTTTTATGCCTACAATTCAGGAACTTACGAAGTTCTAAGAGAAAAGAAAAACGGCATCAACTACGAGGTGTATTATTTAAAAGGACACGAGTACAACATCGACCGAATGATGGAATCTATGCAAAACTCGATTGAATATTATTCGGCAAATTTCTCACCTTATACACACAAACAAGCCAGAATTATTGAGTTTCCGTCAGTAATGGGAACATTTGCACAAGCGTTTGCTAACACTATGCCTTATTCGGAAGGAATAGGATTTTTGGCAAAAATAGACACAGACAACCCAGACAATGTCGATTATCCCTACAGTGTAGTTTCGCACGAAATGGCACATCAATGGTGGGCTCATCAGGTTATCGGTGCCGAAGTGCAAGGAGCTACAATGCTTTCGGAATCATTATCTGAGTACAGTTCGCTGAAAGTTTTAGAACAAAAATACGGTCGCAGTCAGATGCACAAATTCTTAAAAGACGCTTTGGATAGCTATTTGCGTGGGCGTACTTATGAATGGAAAGAAGAAAATCCTTTGATGTACAACGAAAATCAGCAATACATTCATTACAACAAAGGAGCATTGGTGTTTTATGCATTGGGTGAATACATCGGAACGGAAAATCTCCACAAAATATTGAGAAGTTTTGTAGCGGAAAAAGCCTTTCAAGAAGCTCCATACACCAATAGCCTTGAATTTGTGGTGCATTTGAAAAAGCATATACCTGCCAACTATCAATATTTGATAGAAGATATGATTGAAACCATTACGCTTTATAACAATAAAGTATTGGATACCAAAGTTACCCCATTGAAAAATGGAGAGTACCAAGTAGATATTTCGTTCCAAGTGGCAAAATATCGCACAAAGAGTAAAGGAGAAGAAATTTATAAAGACAAAGACGGTAACACTTTGGAGGCAACGATTGGAAAAGATTTGGTGAAATCATTACCATTGAACGATGTAGTCGTAATCGGAATATTTGGAGAAAAGACCAAAAAAGGAAAATACGAATACGAAAATCCGTTGTATTACAGTAAAGTTCGCGTAAACAAAATCAAAAACAAAGTGAGTTTTATTGTAAAAGAAAAGCCAGTACAAGTAGGTGTAGATCCTTACAACATTTTGATTGATAGAGATTCGAATGACAATAGGAAGAAGGTGTAG
- the miaB gene encoding tRNA (N6-isopentenyl adenosine(37)-C2)-methylthiotransferase MiaB, whose protein sequence is MEKVIEENKQGTSLVLEQNDQNTKKLFIESYGCQMNFSDSEIVASILSEQGYNTTQNLEEADLVLVNTCSIRDKAEQTVRKRLEQYNAIKKINPSMKVGVLGCMAERLKSKFLEEEKIVDMVVGPDAYKDIPNLLKEVEEGRDAINVILSKEETYGDISPVRLNSNGVTAFVSITRGCDNMCTFCVVPFTRGRERSRDPQSIMSEIKDLYEKGFKEVTLLGQNVDSYLWYGGGLKKDFEKATKMQKATAVDFAQLLDMCAGAYPKMRFRFSTSNPQDMHDEVLYVMAKHHNICKYIHLPVQSGSTRILHEMNRQHTREEYMALVDRIYKILPEISLSQDMITGFPTETEEDHKDTLSLMEYVKYDFGYMFAYSERPGTLAARKMKDDVPETIKKRRLQEIVDLQQKLGLERTQRFLGQTVEVLIEKQSKRSDAHWSGRNSQNTMVVFPKENYKVGDFVLVKVTDCTSATLIGEAVGYSEMN, encoded by the coding sequence ATGGAAAAGGTTATCGAAGAAAATAAGCAAGGTACGAGTTTGGTACTTGAACAAAACGATCAAAATACAAAAAAACTCTTTATAGAAAGCTACGGATGTCAGATGAATTTTTCTGACAGTGAGATTGTTGCGTCTATATTGTCAGAACAAGGATACAATACGACACAAAATCTGGAAGAAGCTGATTTGGTGTTGGTAAACACTTGTTCGATTCGCGATAAAGCCGAGCAAACGGTAAGAAAACGCTTGGAGCAGTACAATGCTATCAAAAAAATCAATCCGTCGATGAAAGTTGGGGTGTTGGGATGTATGGCAGAGCGATTGAAAAGCAAATTTTTGGAAGAAGAAAAAATTGTCGATATGGTGGTAGGTCCAGACGCCTACAAAGACATTCCTAATTTGTTGAAAGAAGTAGAGGAGGGAAGAGATGCGATCAATGTTATACTTTCAAAAGAGGAAACTTACGGAGATATTTCACCGGTACGTTTGAATAGCAATGGAGTAACAGCCTTTGTATCTATTACTCGTGGGTGCGACAATATGTGTACATTTTGCGTGGTGCCATTTACTCGTGGACGAGAGCGAAGCCGTGATCCTCAGAGTATTATGAGCGAAATAAAAGATTTGTACGAAAAAGGATTTAAAGAAGTAACGCTTTTGGGGCAAAATGTAGATTCGTATTTGTGGTATGGTGGCGGTTTGAAAAAAGACTTTGAAAAAGCCACTAAAATGCAAAAAGCTACTGCAGTAGATTTTGCACAATTGCTTGATATGTGTGCAGGTGCATATCCAAAAATGCGTTTCCGTTTTTCGACTTCCAACCCACAAGATATGCATGATGAGGTATTGTATGTAATGGCAAAACATCACAATATTTGCAAATACATTCACTTACCGGTACAGTCGGGTTCTACGAGAATTTTACATGAGATGAACCGTCAACATACGAGAGAAGAGTATATGGCATTGGTGGATAGAATTTACAAAATCTTACCAGAAATATCGCTTTCTCAAGATATGATTACTGGATTCCCAACCGAAACAGAAGAAGATCATAAAGATACTTTGTCTTTAATGGAATATGTGAAATATGATTTCGGTTATATGTTTGCCTATTCGGAAAGACCAGGAACATTGGCTGCGAGAAAAATGAAAGACGATGTACCAGAGACTATCAAAAAACGCCGTTTGCAAGAAATTGTAGATTTGCAACAAAAATTGGGATTGGAGCGTACGCAACGATTCTTAGGACAAACGGTAGAAGTATTGATAGAAAAGCAGTCAAAGCGTTCAGATGCTCATTGGTCAGGTAGAAATTCGCAAAACACGATGGTAGTATTCCCAAAAGAAAATTACAAAGTAGGTGATTTTGTTTTGGTAAAAGTTACCGATTGTACATCAGCTACCTTGATTGGAGAAGCTGTAGGTTATAGCGAAATGAATTAA
- a CDS encoding ABC transporter ATP-binding protein, with protein sequence MNLQINNLTKTYSNGVKALDHVSLEIKPGMFGLLGPNGAGKSSFMRTIATLQTPSSGEIKFGDIDVLNQPMKLREILGYLPQEFGVYPKMSAIDLLDYFAQLKGITLKTERQNIIKEVLTLTNLYEVRNKSVSGYSGGMKQRFGIAQLLLNNPKLIIVDEPTAGLDPAERHRFLNVLRAISTNHTVIFSTHIVDDIRELCNEIAILNGGKILYKGTMNEGTASLEGKIWVRIIQREDIQKFQAKYNVLSSHFNQDNTMNIRVYANTQPDETFIEASPILEDLYFYSLKNDK encoded by the coding sequence ATGAATTTACAAATCAATAATCTTACGAAAACCTATTCAAATGGTGTAAAAGCCTTGGATCATGTTTCTTTAGAAATCAAACCGGGTATGTTTGGTTTACTTGGACCAAACGGTGCTGGAAAATCTTCTTTTATGCGTACCATCGCTACTTTGCAAACGCCCTCGTCTGGCGAAATCAAATTTGGCGATATTGATGTACTCAACCAACCGATGAAATTGCGTGAAATTTTGGGGTATTTGCCTCAAGAGTTTGGGGTATATCCCAAAATGTCTGCTATTGATTTACTCGATTACTTCGCTCAATTGAAAGGTATTACTTTAAAAACCGAAAGACAAAACATCATCAAAGAAGTACTGACTTTGACCAACTTATACGAAGTTCGCAACAAAAGTGTAAGCGGCTATTCGGGTGGTATGAAACAGCGTTTTGGTATCGCTCAGTTGTTGCTCAACAATCCAAAATTGATTATTGTAGATGAGCCAACCGCCGGACTCGACCCTGCTGAAAGACACCGCTTTTTGAATGTACTTCGTGCCATTAGTACCAATCACACCGTGATTTTTTCTACGCATATCGTAGATGATATTCGTGAATTGTGCAACGAAATTGCCATACTCAACGGTGGAAAAATTCTTTACAAAGGCACCATGAACGAAGGTACTGCTTCGCTGGAAGGAAAAATTTGGGTTCGCATTATCCAAAGAGAAGACATTCAGAAGTTTCAGGCAAAATACAATGTGCTTTCGTCACATTTCAACCAAGACAATACGATGAATATCCGAGTGTATGCCAATACACAACCCGACGAAACCTTTATCGAGGCTAGTCCGATTTTGGAAGATTTATATTTTTACTCACTAAAAAACGATAAATAA
- the groES gene encoding co-chaperone GroES yields the protein MSVNIKPLADRVIIEPAPAETQTASGIIIPDTAKEKPQKGTVVAVGNGKKEESLTVKVGDVVLYGKYAGTDLKYEGKDYLIMREEELLAIIG from the coding sequence ATGTCAGTAAACATCAAACCATTGGCAGATCGAGTAATTATCGAGCCAGCTCCAGCTGAAACACAAACAGCATCAGGAATCATCATCCCTGACACAGCAAAAGAAAAACCACAAAAGGGGACTGTAGTAGCGGTTGGAAACGGTAAAAAAGAAGAGTCGTTGACAGTCAAAGTCGGAGATGTAGTATTGTATGGAAAATACGCGGGTACAGACTTGAAATACGAAGGTAAAGATTACTTGATAATGAGAGAAGAAGAATTATTAGCTATTATTGGATAA
- a CDS encoding LptE family protein: MKINKLVFFGLAMWLFNACHIYNFTGTGKIDAKTFQVNNFQNNAALIEPGVDRQFTIALQELIQNQTPLSITTTNGDLLYEGEIVEYRISPMTATANQTAAQNRLYVSVNVRFSNKNDEESDFEKRFSHFYDYPASEQLIGARLTEALNVIFEQITQDIFNESLAKW, translated from the coding sequence ATGAAAATAAACAAATTAGTATTCTTTGGATTGGCAATGTGGCTTTTCAATGCTTGTCATATTTACAATTTTACAGGTACAGGAAAAATCGATGCAAAAACTTTTCAGGTAAACAATTTTCAAAACAACGCTGCCTTGATAGAGCCAGGTGTGGACAGACAGTTTACCATTGCTTTGCAAGAATTGATTCAAAACCAAACGCCGTTGAGCATTACCACAACCAATGGAGATTTGCTTTACGAAGGAGAAATTGTGGAATACCGCATTTCGCCAATGACAGCAACAGCCAATCAAACCGCTGCACAAAACCGTTTGTATGTTTCTGTAAATGTGCGTTTTTCTAATAAAAATGACGAAGAGTCAGATTTTGAGAAGAGATTTTCACATTTTTACGATTATCCAGCCTCAGAACAATTAATTGGTGCAAGATTGACAGAAGCACTCAATGTGATTTTTGAGCAAATTACCCAAGATATTTTCAACGAATCATTAGCGAAGTGGTAA
- a CDS encoding tetratricopeptide repeat protein translates to MNTQFYNHLVQNPTIIDGEITSQLQEIVEKYPYFQSARALYLKGLNQQRSFLYNNALKKTAAYTTDRDILFDFIVSEDFITYKPLNIESIEIDEEGLEEVKKVEFTLNENIERTVLDTLVYIEKSSKETELIQKIDELADKKAESKQEQSIQQIKEDLEIGQPLQFDKEERHSFDQWLQLTQKKKETSTKVETPKEFSTEDKKVEIDKKTENTEESSNSFFNKLEIINKFIKNNPKIVPAPKNTPVTPVFIDNSEENEPSFMTETLAKIYLEQGKYTKAIQAYEILILKYPEKSSLFAKKIEKIKELQQYNNQ, encoded by the coding sequence ATGAACACACAATTTTATAATCATTTAGTACAAAATCCAACTATAATCGATGGTGAAATCACCTCACAATTGCAAGAAATTGTCGAGAAGTATCCCTATTTTCAATCGGCAAGAGCGTTGTATTTAAAGGGATTGAACCAACAACGAAGTTTTTTGTACAACAACGCACTCAAAAAAACGGCAGCATATACCACCGACAGAGATATTTTGTTTGATTTTATCGTTTCAGAAGATTTCATAACCTACAAACCGCTCAACATCGAATCTATCGAAATCGACGAAGAAGGTTTGGAAGAAGTGAAAAAAGTAGAGTTTACACTCAACGAAAACATCGAACGTACGGTTTTAGATACTTTGGTTTACATAGAAAAATCGTCTAAAGAAACCGAATTGATTCAAAAAATAGACGAATTAGCCGATAAAAAAGCGGAGTCTAAACAAGAACAATCGATTCAACAAATCAAAGAAGATTTAGAAATAGGTCAACCATTGCAATTTGACAAAGAGGAACGACATTCGTTTGATCAATGGTTGCAACTGACCCAAAAGAAAAAAGAAACTTCTACGAAAGTAGAAACACCAAAAGAATTTTCGACCGAAGATAAAAAAGTAGAAATTGACAAAAAAACGGAAAATACAGAAGAAAGCAGCAATTCTTTTTTCAATAAATTAGAAATTATTAACAAATTTATTAAAAATAATCCGAAAATTGTTCCCGCTCCAAAGAATACGCCTGTAACCCCTGTATTTATTGACAATTCGGAAGAAAACGAACCCAGTTTCATGACCGAAACTTTGGCTAAAATCTACTTAGAACAAGGAAAATATACCAAAGCAATACAAGCTTATGAAATATTAATTTTGAAATATCCAGAAAAAAGTAGTTTATTTGCAAAAAAAATTGAGAAAATAAAAGAATTACAACAATACAATAATCAATAG
- a CDS encoding ABC transporter permease, whose amino-acid sequence MLKTIFTFEIKRWFKSWNFYLFLVIFFALGFLTMAAMVGYFDDFSVTTASNTYENSPIAINNLINSISSLISFLIPTIIGATVYRDFQSNIYTILYSYPFTKRDYLLGKFLSGLFITSLIVLAVALGMILATLLPFANQDLLAPFSLWSYLQAFIYFALPNIFLIGAFAFMLTTFTRNEYVGYIFVLITMIISGILGALSANVDDKFYFGLFDYSGGFALNYLTEYWTIHEQNVNNIPFHGVLLYNRLIWISVGFFVFGLTYVFFKFDFNPISLFGKKKGERVIKNNFDTDLEVNLPKISFDYSFTNYLKVAWNLSAIEFKSIRKNWLFWIFIAVMMISLVISGLQVGSGFMGAETYPTSGFMLNIVESNLGTINLLIILFAGILLNQARTTRMNLLVDATAIPNWALFLSKGIALMKMALSLLFINIIGAIILQFTQGFYDINYWVYLEFIVKFILIIFILNIMYAMFVQSLFNKFYIGFIVILLLNFLPVALSKIGVELNIFHYKSGPVFLDIQNLSDLEVLNCFGFIKSIGHCLPQF is encoded by the coding sequence ATGCTAAAAACCATTTTTACATTTGAAATCAAACGCTGGTTCAAGTCGTGGAATTTTTATCTGTTTTTGGTGATATTCTTCGCACTTGGATTTTTGACTATGGCGGCAATGGTTGGGTATTTTGATGATTTTTCAGTTACCACTGCATCAAATACTTACGAAAATTCACCCATAGCGATAAATAACTTAATCAACAGCATTTCTTCGCTGATTAGTTTTTTGATTCCGACGATTATTGGAGCAACGGTTTATAGAGATTTTCAATCCAATATTTATACGATTTTATATTCGTATCCGTTTACTAAACGCGATTATTTGTTGGGTAAATTCCTCAGTGGATTGTTTATTACTTCATTGATTGTCTTGGCAGTAGCCTTGGGAATGATATTGGCTACACTCTTGCCATTTGCCAATCAAGATTTGTTAGCACCATTTAGTTTGTGGTCTTATTTACAAGCATTTATCTATTTTGCATTGCCCAATATTTTCTTGATTGGAGCATTTGCCTTTATGCTTACCACATTTACTCGCAATGAATATGTGGGATATATCTTTGTGCTAATTACCATGATTATTTCTGGTATTTTGGGAGCCTTATCAGCCAATGTAGATGACAAATTTTACTTTGGTTTGTTTGATTATTCAGGAGGATTTGCCTTGAATTACCTTACAGAATATTGGACAATTCACGAGCAAAATGTAAACAATATTCCATTTCATGGGGTTTTGTTATACAACCGTTTGATTTGGATTAGCGTTGGATTTTTTGTTTTCGGACTCACTTATGTATTTTTTAAATTTGATTTCAACCCAATTTCACTATTTGGAAAGAAAAAAGGCGAACGAGTAATCAAAAACAATTTTGACACCGATTTGGAAGTAAATTTACCAAAAATAAGTTTTGATTATTCGTTTACAAACTATTTAAAAGTAGCTTGGAATTTATCTGCAATCGAATTCAAATCCATCAGAAAAAATTGGTTATTTTGGATATTTATTGCCGTGATGATGATTTCGTTAGTCATTTCTGGATTGCAAGTAGGAAGTGGATTTATGGGAGCGGAAACTTATCCAACTTCTGGTTTTATGCTCAATATTGTGGAAAGCAATTTAGGAACTATCAATCTGTTAATCATTCTTTTTGCGGGAATATTGCTCAATCAAGCGAGAACTACTCGAATGAATTTGTTGGTAGATGCAACAGCCATTCCCAATTGGGCATTGTTTCTTTCAAAGGGAATTGCCTTGATGAAAATGGCGTTGAGTTTATTGTTTATCAATATCATTGGAGCAATTATCCTTCAATTTACACAAGGGTTTTACGATATTAATTATTGGGTTTATTTGGAATTTATAGTAAAATTCATCCTAATTATTTTTATCCTGAATATCATGTATGCAATGTTTGTGCAGTCGTTGTTCAACAAATTTTACATAGGATTTATCGTAATTTTATTATTGAATTTCCTACCTGTGGCACTGTCGAAAATTGGGGTAGAATTGAATATTTTCCACTATAAATCAGGCCCGGTATTCCTCGATATTCAGAATTTATCGGATTTGGAAGTGCTAAATTGTTTTGGATTTATAAAATCTATTGGACATTGTTTACCACAGTTTTGA